The Canis aureus isolate CA01 chromosome 24, VMU_Caureus_v.1.0, whole genome shotgun sequence genome includes a window with the following:
- the ADAM29 gene encoding disintegrin and metalloproteinase domain-containing protein 29, whose protein sequence is MTLTKALLYMRIIPLLPWLGVFLSFCEYPQAEDPQYQNTPEVVIPLKIPDTSRGMKPSGWLSYSLRFGGRRHIVHMKAKKYLLSRHLPVFTYTDQGALLEDQPFVPKDCYYHGYVEGDPESLVSLSSCSGGFQGLLQINDFAYEIKPMTFSTKFEHLVYKMDSEKTQISGMNSDFMQEETVSQLESQKMNNSTQKQSAYSSWWVHMYIMELAVVVDHSLYVHIKKNISKFNEDLYAMVNIVDSIYDGMGLKLSLFGLEFWTERNYVQVNDAHRSLRYFCVWKNSNFGLRLQHDTVHLFINQTVRGMSGLGYRNGMCQPLQSCAIITTTNKTLNKIAIAIAHHLGHNLGMTHDDAFCKCGHPKCIMHVSNPPVTAFSNCSYSYFWSYSLQFAQCLFYKTHPKDIFSKKRCGDGIVEADEECDCGSLQSCSTDACCLTNCTLTYGSICAFGLCCKDCQLLPPGIMCRKEVSECDLPEWCDGRSPFCPKDVYVEDGIPCNESAYCYEKKCNNRNDQCKQIFGEDAISASPSCYNSMNTRGDRFGNCGILKSTYIKCNVSDSQCGRIQCDKVTQMPLLRDHSTVIHTHFNNVICWGIDYHFGMTIPDLGEVKDGTECGPEHICMNRKCVHLSGLDSNCTPKFCNMRGICNNKHHCHCNSFWDPPNCLIRGNGGSIDSGPPPKREKIKKKYLLIASLFWLLLLLCCLLCLCIRRKKKEVPAQPDKQPQMVPPPPAKPEKKVPPPPPKPQKMIPPSPAKPPQKAPTQPAKPPQKAPTQPAKPQKKAPTQPAKPQQKPSAQFSKSQQQLSAQTSKSQQQLSAQSSKSQQKLSAQPLKSQQKLSAQPSKSQQKLSAQPSKSQQTLKSQSSVTVGPSGKQRPSVTKNVPK, encoded by the coding sequence ATGACTCTGACTAAAGCTCTGCTGTACATGAGGATCATACCCCTGCTACCCTGGCTTGGGGTATTTCTGTCCTTTTGTGAATACCCCCAGGCTGAAGACCCCCAATATCAGAATACCCCAGAAGTAGTGATTCCTTTGAAGATACCTGACACCAGCAGAGGCATGAAGCCTTCTGGCTGGCTCTCTTACAGCCTGCGTTTTGGGGGCAGGAGACACATTGTCCACATGAAGGCCAAGAAGTATTTGCTGTCTAGACACCTCCCAGTGTTCACCTACACAGACCAAGGTGCTCTCCTCGAGGACCAACCCTTTGTTCCAAAGGACTGCTACTACCACGGTTATGTGGAGGGGGACCCAGAATCCCTGGTTTCTCTCAGTTCCTGTTCTGGTGGCTTTCAAGGATTGTTACAGATAAATGACTTTGCTTATGAAATTAAGCCCATGACTTTTTCTACTAAATTTGAACATCTGGTGTATAAAATGGATAGTGAGAAGACTCAAATTTCAGGCATGAACTCTGATTTTATGCAAGAGGAAACTGTATCCCAACTGGAGTCTCAAAAGATGAATAATTCTACTCAGAAGCAAAGTGCTTATTCCAGCTGGTGGGTCCATATGTATATTATGGAATTAGCAGTGGTGGTGGACCACAGTCTATATGttcatataaaaaagaatatttcaaagtttAATGAGGACCTATATGCTATGGTAAATATAGTGGATTCCATTTATGATGGAATGGGTCTTAAACTGTCATTGTTTGGTTTGGAGTTCTGGACTGAAAGAAACTATGTTCAAGTAAATGATGCACATAGATCTCTGAGATATTTCTGCGTttggaaaaatagtaactttggTTTGCGCCTGCAACATGATACTGTACATCTTTTTATAAATCAAACAGTACGAGGAATGAGTGGTTTAGGTTATCGTAATGGAATGTGTCAGCCATTGCAAAGTTGTGCAATTATTACTACTACAAATAAAACCTTGAACAAGATTGCAATTGCAATAGCTCATCATCTTGGCCATAATCTGGGTATGACTCATGATGATGCCTTTTGTAAGTGTGGACATCCTAAATGTATAATGCATGTTTCAAACCCACCAGTAACTGCATTTAGCAATTGTAGTTATTCTTATTTTTGGTCATATAGTTTACAGTTTGCACAATGTTTGTTCTACAAGACACATCCAAAGGACATATTTTCAAAGAAGCGTTGTGGGGATGGTATTGTTGAAGCAGATGAGGAGTGTGACTGTGGATCTTTACAGAGTTGTTCAACAGATGCCTGCTGTCTGACAAACTGCACTCTGACCTATGGGTCTATTTGTGCTTTTGGGCTTTGTTGCAAAGACTGCCAGTTATTACCACCAGGAATAATGTGTAGAAAAGAGGTCAGTGAATGTGATCTTCCAGAGTGGTGCGATGGAAGATCCCCATTTTGCCCAAAGGATGTATATGTGGAGGATGGAATTCCCTGTAATGAAAGTGCCTATTGCTATGAAAAGAAATGTAACAACCGCAATGATCAGTGTAAGCAGATTTTTGGCGAAGATGCAATAAGTGCAAGTCCTAGTTGCTACAATAGCATGAACACTCGTGGGGACCGTTTTGGGAACTGCGGCATCCTCAAGtctacatatataaaatgtaatgtCTCAGACAGCCAGTGTGGGAGAATTCAGTGTGATAAAGTGACACAAATGCCCCTTTTGAGAGACCATTCCACCGTGATTCATACTCACTTCAATAATGTCATCTGCTGGGGTATCGACTACCACTTCGGGATGACCATACCTGATCTTGGAGAAGTGAAAGATGGCACAGAGTGTGGCCCAGAACATATCTGCATGAACAGGAAGTGTGTCCATTTATCTGGCTTGGATAGTAATTGTACGCCTAAATTCTGTAACATGAGGGGCATTTGCAACAATAAACATCACTGCCATTGCAACTCTTTCTGGGACCCACCCAACTGCCTCATTAGGGGCAATGGAGGTAGTATTGATAGTGGCCCACCCCctaagagagaaaagataaagaagaagtaCTTGTTAATAGCCTCACTTTTTTGGTTGCTTCTTTTATTATGTTGTCTTCTTTGTCTTTgtataaggagaaagaaaaaagaagttccGGCTCAACCTGATAAACAACCGCAAATGGTTCCACCTCCACCTGCAAAGCCAGAGAAAAAagtcccacctccacccccaaagCCACAGAAAATGATTCCACCTTCACCTGCAAAACCTCCACAAAAGGCTCCTACTCAGCCTGCCAAGCCACCGCAAAAGGCTCCGACTCAACCTGCAAAGCCACAGAAAAAGGCTCCGACTCAGCCTGCAAAGCCACAGCAAAAGCCTTCAGCTCAGTTTTCAAAATCACAGCAACAGCTTTCAGCTCAGACTTCAAAATCACAGCAACAGCTTTCAGCTCAGTCttcaaaatcacagcaaaagcTTTCAGCTCAGCCtttaaaatcacagcaaaagCTTTCAGCTCAGCCttcaaaatcacagcaaaagcTTTCAGCTCAGCCTTCAAAATCACAGCAAACTCTTAAGAGTCAATCTAGCGTAACAGTTGGCCCAAGTGGGAAACAAAGGCCATCAGTCACAAAGAATGTACCCAAATAA